A section of the Pan paniscus chromosome 11, NHGRI_mPanPan1-v2.0_pri, whole genome shotgun sequence genome encodes:
- the LOC100970106 gene encoding spermatogenesis-associated protein 31A1 isoform X1, which yields MPRAQLLESNAPIHMENLPFPLKLLSASSLNAPSSTPWVLDIFLTLVFALGFFFLLLPYLSYFRCDDPPSPSPGKRKLVSVHHRVSQCPVGRRRRPRGRMKNHSLRAGRECPRGLEKTLDLLSQLQSLLEPHLDKGDFGQLSGPDPPGEVGEKAPDGASQSSHEPMEDAAPILSPLASPDPQAKHPQDLASTPSPGPMTTSVSSLSASQPPEPSLPLEHPSPEPPALFPHPPHTPDPLACSPPPPNGFTAPPLRDSTLITPSHCDSVALPLGTVPQSLSPHEDLVASVPAISGLGGSNSHVSASSWWQETARTSCAFNSSVQQDHLSRHPPETCQMEAGSPFLLSSDGQNVVGIQVTETAKVNIWEEKENVGSFTNQMTPEKHLNSLRNLVKSLDAEQDTTNPKPFWNMGENSKQLPGPQKLSDPRLLQESFWKNYSQLFWGLPSLHSESLVANAWVTDRSYTLRSPPFLFNEMSYVCPIQRETTMSPLLFQAQPLSHLGPECQPFISSTPQFRPTPMAQAEAQAHLQSSFPVLSPAFPSLIKNTGVACPASQNKVQALSLPETQHPEWPLLRKQLEGRLALPSEVQKSQDVFSVSTPNLPQESLTPILPENFPVSPEIWRQLELHIKKWIIQHWGKLGRIQESPDLMQLRDESPGTSQAKGKPSPWQSSMSTGESSKEAQKVKFQLESDPCPHLGQILGETPQNLSRDMKSFPRKVLGVTSEESERNLRKPLRSDSGSDLLRCTERTHIENILKAHMGRHLGQTNEGLIPVRVRRSWLAVNQALPVSNTHMKTSNLTAPKSGKACVNTAQVLSFLEPCTQQVLGAHIVRFWAKHRWGLPLRVLKPIQCFKLEKVSSLSLTQLAGPSSATCESGAGSEVEVDMFLRKPPMASLRKQVLTKASDHMPESLLASSPACKQFQRAPRGIPSWNDHGPLKPPPAGEEGSWPSKPLTYSLTGSTQQSRSLGAQSSRARETREAEPQPRVPLETCMLANLQATSEDVHGFEAPGTSKSSLHPRVSVSQDPRKLCLMEEVVSEFEPGMATKSETQPQVCAAVVLLPDGQASVVPHASENLASQVPQGHLQSMPTGNMWASQELHDLMAARRSKLVHEEPRNPNCQGSCKSQRPMFPPIHKSEKSRKPNLEKHEERLEGLRTPQLTPVRKTEDTHQDEGVQLLPSKKQPPSISHFGENIKQFFQCIFSKKKSKPAPVTAESQNTVKNRSCVYSSSAEAQGLVTAVGQMLEEKMSVCHARHASKVNQHKQKFQVPVCGFPCNHRHLFYSEHGRILSYAASSQQATLKSQGCPNRDRQIRNQQPLKSVRCNNEQWGLRHPQILHPKKAVSPVSPPQHWPKTSGASSHHHHCPRHCLLWEGI from the exons ATGCCCAGAGCTCAGTTGCTTGAAAGCAATGCGCCTATTCACATGGAGAATCTTCCCTTTCCTTTAAAATTACTTAGTGCCTCATCGCTAAACGCCCCCAGCTCCACACCATGGGTGTTGGATATCTTCCTCACCTTGGTGTTTGCCCTGGGGTTCTTCTTCCTATTACTCCCCTACTTATCTTACTTCCGTTGTGATGACCCACCCTCACCATCGCCTGGGAAGAGAAAG CTTGTCTCCGTACATCATCGTGTCTCCCAGTGCCCAGTAGGGCGGAGGCGGAGGCCCAGAGGCAGGATGAAAAACCACAGTCTGAGAG CTGGTAGAGAGTGCCCGAGAGGCCTGGAGAAGACTTTGGACCTGCTTTCACAACTGCAGAG CCtcctggagccacaccttgacaAAGGTGACTTTGGTCAGCTCTCCGGTCCAGACCCCCCAGGTGAGGTGGGCGAAAAAGCACCTGATGGAGCCTCCCAGTCCTCTCATGAGCCTATGGAAGATGCTGCTCCCATTCTCTCCCCGTTAGCTTCCCCGGATCCTCAAGCCAAGCATCCTCAGGATCTGGCCTCCACCCCATCACCAGGCCCAATGaccacctcagtctcctcccTAAGTGCCTCCCAGCCACCAGAACCTTCCCTTCCCCTAGAACACCCCTCACCCGAGCCACCTGCACTTTTCcctcacccaccacacaccccTGATCCTCTGGCCTGCTCTCCGCCTCCTCCAAATGGCTTCACTGCTCCTCCCCTGCGGGACTCCACACTGATAACTCCATCTCACTGTGACTCAGTGGCACTTCCACTGGGCACCGTCCCTCAAAGCTTGTCTCCACATGAGGATTTGGTGGCTTCTGTCCCAGCCATCTCAGGCCTTGGTGGCTCAAACAGTCATGTTTCTGCCTCCTCCTGGTGGCAGGAGACTGCCAGAACCTCGTGCGCCTTTAACTCATCAGTCCAGCAAGATCATCTTTCCCGCCACCCACCAGAGACCTGTCAGATGGAAGCTGGTAGCCCGTTTTTGCTCAGCTCTGATGGCCAGAATGTCGTGGGGATACAAGTCACAGAAACAGCCAAGGTCAacatttgggaagaaaaagaaaatgttggatCATTTACAAATCAAATGACCCCAGAAAAGCACTTAAATTCTTTGCGGAATTTGGTTAAATCATTGGATGCTGAGCAGGACACCACAAACCCAAAACCCTTCTGGAACATGGGAGAGAACTCGAAACAGCTGCCCGGACCTCAGAAGCTCTCAGATCCTAGGCTCTTGCAGGAAAGTTTTTGGAAGAATTATAGCCAGCTTTTCTGGGGCCTCCCCTCTCTGCACAGCGAGTCCCTGGTGGCTAACGCCTGGGTAACTGACAGGTCTTATACTTTACGGTCTCCTCCTTTCTTGTTCAATGAAATGTCCTATGTCTGCCCAATTCAAAGGGAGACTACAATGTCCCCACTGCTTTTCCAGGCCCAGCCCCTGTCCCATCTGGGGCCCGAGTGCCAACCCTTTATTTCATCCACACCCCAATTCCGGCCCACACCTATGGCTCAGGCCGAGGCTCAGGCCCATCTTCAATCCTCTTTCCCAGTCCTATCTCCTGCTTTTCCATCCCTGATTAAGAACACTGGAGTAGCTTGCCCTGCATCGCAGAATAAAGTGCAAGCTCTCTCCCTACCTGAAACTCAGCACCCTGAATGGCCTTTGTTGAGGAAACAACTAGAAGGTAGGTTGGCTTTACCCTCTGAGGTCCAAAAATCTCAGGACGTCTTTAGTGTCTCCACTCCTAACCTTCCCCAGGAAAGTTTGACACCCATTCTGCCTGAGAACTTTCCAGTCAGTCCTGAAATCTGGAGACAACTGGAGCTACACATAAAAAAGTGGATCATCCAACACTGGGGCAAGCTGGGAAGGATCCAAGAGTCTCCGGATCTGATGCAGCTTCGGGATGAATCACCAGGGACAAGTCAGGCCAAGGGCAAACCCAGTCCCTGGCAGTCCTCCATGTCCACAGGTGAAAGCAGCAAGGAGGCACAGAAGGTGAAGTTCCAGCTAGAGAGCGACCCGTGCCCACATCTGGGGCAAATTCTGGGTGAGACCCCACAAAATCTATCCAGGGACATGAAAAGCTTCCCACGGAAGGTTCTGGGGGTGACTTCTGAGGAGTCGGAAAGGAACTTGAGGAAGCCCTTGAGGAGTGACTCGGGAAGTGATTTATTAAGATGCACAGAGAGGACTCATATAGAAAACATCCTGAAAGCCCACATGGGCAGGCACTTGGGCCAGACCAACGAGGGCTTGATCCCCGTGCGTGTGCGTCGATCCTGGCTTGCTGTCAACCAGGCTCTTCCCGTGTCCAACACCCACATGAAAACCAGCAATCTAACAGCCCCAAAAAGTGGGAAAGCCTGTGTGAACACAGCCCAGGTGCTTTCCTTCCTCGAGCCGTGTACTCAGCAGGTGTTGGGAGCCCATATTGTGAGGTTTTGGGCCAAACACAGGTGGGGTCTACCCCTCAGGGTCCTCAAGCCCATTCAGTGCTTTAAACTGGAAAAGGTTTCATCCTTGTCCCTTACACAGCTTGCCGGTCCCTCCTCAGCCACCTGTGAATCTGGGGCTGGCTCAGAAGTTGAGGTGGACATGTTCCTTAGAAAGCCACCAATGGCAAGTCTGAGAAAGCAGGTGCTGACCAAAGCATCTGATCACATGCCAGAGAGTCTTCTGGCCTCCTCACCTGCATGTAAGCAGTTCCAGAGGGCACCGCGAGGAATCCCATCTTGGAATGATCATGGGCCCTTGAAGCCTCCTCCAGCTGGAGAGGAGGGCAGTTGGCCATCTAAGCCCCTCACGTACAGCCTCACAGGCAGCACCCAGCAGAGCAGGAGCTTAGGAGCCCAATCTTCAAGGGCTAGAgagaccagggaggcagagccacAACCCAGAGTCCCCTTGGAAACCTGTATGCTGGCAAACCTCCAAGCCACAAGTGAGGATGTGCATGGTTTCGAGGCTCCAGGGACCAGCAAAAGCTCTCTACACCCTAGAGTGTCTGTCTCCCAAGATCCAAGAAAGCTGTGTCTTATGGAGGAGGTTGTTAGTGAATTTGAGCCTGGAATGGCCACAAAGTCAGAGACCCAGCCTCAAGTTTGTGCCGCTGTTGTGCTCCTTCCAGATGGGCAAGCATCTGTTGTGCCCCACGCTTCAGAGAATTTGGCTTCTCAGGTGCCCCAGGGCCATCTCCAGAGCATGCCTACTGGGAACATGTGGGCTTCCCAGGAGCTACATGACCTCATGGCAGCCAGAAGGAGCAAACTGGTGCACGAGGAGCCCAGAAACCCAAACTGTCAAGGCTCATGCAAGAGCCAAAGGCCAATGTTTCCCCCTATTCACAAGAGTGAGAAGTCTAGGAAGCCCAACttagaaaaacatgaagaaaggCTTGAAGGATTGAGGACTCCTCAACTTACCCCAGTCAGGAAAACAGAAGACACCCATCAGGATGAAGGCGTCCAGCTACTGCCGTCAAAGAAACAGCCTCCTTCAATAAGCCACTTTGGAGAAAACATCAAGCAATTTTTTCAGtgcattttttcaaagaaaaaaagcaagccgGCACCAGTCACTGCTGAGAGCCAAAACACAGTAAAAAACAGATCATGTGTGTACAGCAGCAGTGCTGAAGCTCAGGGTCTCGTGACGGCAGTTGGACAAATGCTGGAGGAGAAAATGTCAGTTTGTCATGCGCGCCATGCCTCGAAGGTAAATCAGCACAAACAGAAGTTTCAAGTCCCAGTCTGTGGGTTTCCCTGCAACCACAGGCACCTCTTCTACTCAGAACACGGCAGAATATTGAGCTATGCAGCCAGCAGTCAACAAGCCACTCTCAAGAGCCAGGGTTGTCCCAACAGAGACAGGCAAATCAGAAATCAACAGCCCTTGAAAAGTGTGCGGTGCAACAATGAGCAATGGGGCCTGCGACATCCCCAAATCTTGCACCCCAAGAAAGCTGTATCCCCAGTCAGTCCCCCTCAGCACTGGCCGAAGACATCCGGTGCCTCTagccaccatcaccactgtccaaGGCACTGTCTTCTTTGGGAAGGTATCTGA
- the LOC100970106 gene encoding spermatogenesis-associated protein 31A1 isoform X3: protein MKPWWARDWALPSRGQSGRECPRGLEKTLDLLSQLQSLLEPHLDKGDFGQLSGPDPPGEVGEKAPDGASQSSHEPMEDAAPILSPLASPDPQAKHPQDLASTPSPGPMTTSVSSLSASQPPEPSLPLEHPSPEPPALFPHPPHTPDPLACSPPPPNGFTAPPLRDSTLITPSHCDSVALPLGTVPQSLSPHEDLVASVPAISGLGGSNSHVSASSWWQETARTSCAFNSSVQQDHLSRHPPETCQMEAGSPFLLSSDGQNVVGIQVTETAKVNIWEEKENVGSFTNQMTPEKHLNSLRNLVKSLDAEQDTTNPKPFWNMGENSKQLPGPQKLSDPRLLQESFWKNYSQLFWGLPSLHSESLVANAWVTDRSYTLRSPPFLFNEMSYVCPIQRETTMSPLLFQAQPLSHLGPECQPFISSTPQFRPTPMAQAEAQAHLQSSFPVLSPAFPSLIKNTGVACPASQNKVQALSLPETQHPEWPLLRKQLEGRLALPSEVQKSQDVFSVSTPNLPQESLTPILPENFPVSPEIWRQLELHIKKWIIQHWGKLGRIQESPDLMQLRDESPGTSQAKGKPSPWQSSMSTGESSKEAQKVKFQLESDPCPHLGQILGETPQNLSRDMKSFPRKVLGVTSEESERNLRKPLRSDSGSDLLRCTERTHIENILKAHMGRHLGQTNEGLIPVRVRRSWLAVNQALPVSNTHMKTSNLTAPKSGKACVNTAQVLSFLEPCTQQVLGAHIVRFWAKHRWGLPLRVLKPIQCFKLEKVSSLSLTQLAGPSSATCESGAGSEVEVDMFLRKPPMASLRKQVLTKASDHMPESLLASSPACKQFQRAPRGIPSWNDHGPLKPPPAGEEGSWPSKPLTYSLTGSTQQSRSLGAQSSRARETREAEPQPRVPLETCMLANLQATSEDVHGFEAPGTSKSSLHPRVSVSQDPRKLCLMEEVVSEFEPGMATKSETQPQVCAAVVLLPDGQASVVPHASENLASQVPQGHLQSMPTGNMWASQELHDLMAARRSKLVHEEPRNPNCQGSCKSQRPMFPPIHKSEKSRKPNLEKHEERLEGLRTPQLTPVRKTEDTHQDEGVQLLPSKKQPPSISHFGENIKQFFQCIFSKKKSKPAPVTAESQNTVKNRSCVYSSSAEAQGLVTAVGQMLEEKMSVCHARHASKVNQHKQKFQVPVCGFPCNHRHLFYSEHGRILSYAASSQQATLKSQGCPNRDRQIRNQQPLKSVRCNNEQWGLRHPQILHPKKAVSPVSPPQHWPKTSGASSHHHHCPRHCLLWEGI, encoded by the exons ATGAAGCCATGGTGGGCCAGGGACTGGGCGTTACCCAGCAGGGGGCAGT CTGGTAGAGAGTGCCCGAGAGGCCTGGAGAAGACTTTGGACCTGCTTTCACAACTGCAGAG CCtcctggagccacaccttgacaAAGGTGACTTTGGTCAGCTCTCCGGTCCAGACCCCCCAGGTGAGGTGGGCGAAAAAGCACCTGATGGAGCCTCCCAGTCCTCTCATGAGCCTATGGAAGATGCTGCTCCCATTCTCTCCCCGTTAGCTTCCCCGGATCCTCAAGCCAAGCATCCTCAGGATCTGGCCTCCACCCCATCACCAGGCCCAATGaccacctcagtctcctcccTAAGTGCCTCCCAGCCACCAGAACCTTCCCTTCCCCTAGAACACCCCTCACCCGAGCCACCTGCACTTTTCcctcacccaccacacaccccTGATCCTCTGGCCTGCTCTCCGCCTCCTCCAAATGGCTTCACTGCTCCTCCCCTGCGGGACTCCACACTGATAACTCCATCTCACTGTGACTCAGTGGCACTTCCACTGGGCACCGTCCCTCAAAGCTTGTCTCCACATGAGGATTTGGTGGCTTCTGTCCCAGCCATCTCAGGCCTTGGTGGCTCAAACAGTCATGTTTCTGCCTCCTCCTGGTGGCAGGAGACTGCCAGAACCTCGTGCGCCTTTAACTCATCAGTCCAGCAAGATCATCTTTCCCGCCACCCACCAGAGACCTGTCAGATGGAAGCTGGTAGCCCGTTTTTGCTCAGCTCTGATGGCCAGAATGTCGTGGGGATACAAGTCACAGAAACAGCCAAGGTCAacatttgggaagaaaaagaaaatgttggatCATTTACAAATCAAATGACCCCAGAAAAGCACTTAAATTCTTTGCGGAATTTGGTTAAATCATTGGATGCTGAGCAGGACACCACAAACCCAAAACCCTTCTGGAACATGGGAGAGAACTCGAAACAGCTGCCCGGACCTCAGAAGCTCTCAGATCCTAGGCTCTTGCAGGAAAGTTTTTGGAAGAATTATAGCCAGCTTTTCTGGGGCCTCCCCTCTCTGCACAGCGAGTCCCTGGTGGCTAACGCCTGGGTAACTGACAGGTCTTATACTTTACGGTCTCCTCCTTTCTTGTTCAATGAAATGTCCTATGTCTGCCCAATTCAAAGGGAGACTACAATGTCCCCACTGCTTTTCCAGGCCCAGCCCCTGTCCCATCTGGGGCCCGAGTGCCAACCCTTTATTTCATCCACACCCCAATTCCGGCCCACACCTATGGCTCAGGCCGAGGCTCAGGCCCATCTTCAATCCTCTTTCCCAGTCCTATCTCCTGCTTTTCCATCCCTGATTAAGAACACTGGAGTAGCTTGCCCTGCATCGCAGAATAAAGTGCAAGCTCTCTCCCTACCTGAAACTCAGCACCCTGAATGGCCTTTGTTGAGGAAACAACTAGAAGGTAGGTTGGCTTTACCCTCTGAGGTCCAAAAATCTCAGGACGTCTTTAGTGTCTCCACTCCTAACCTTCCCCAGGAAAGTTTGACACCCATTCTGCCTGAGAACTTTCCAGTCAGTCCTGAAATCTGGAGACAACTGGAGCTACACATAAAAAAGTGGATCATCCAACACTGGGGCAAGCTGGGAAGGATCCAAGAGTCTCCGGATCTGATGCAGCTTCGGGATGAATCACCAGGGACAAGTCAGGCCAAGGGCAAACCCAGTCCCTGGCAGTCCTCCATGTCCACAGGTGAAAGCAGCAAGGAGGCACAGAAGGTGAAGTTCCAGCTAGAGAGCGACCCGTGCCCACATCTGGGGCAAATTCTGGGTGAGACCCCACAAAATCTATCCAGGGACATGAAAAGCTTCCCACGGAAGGTTCTGGGGGTGACTTCTGAGGAGTCGGAAAGGAACTTGAGGAAGCCCTTGAGGAGTGACTCGGGAAGTGATTTATTAAGATGCACAGAGAGGACTCATATAGAAAACATCCTGAAAGCCCACATGGGCAGGCACTTGGGCCAGACCAACGAGGGCTTGATCCCCGTGCGTGTGCGTCGATCCTGGCTTGCTGTCAACCAGGCTCTTCCCGTGTCCAACACCCACATGAAAACCAGCAATCTAACAGCCCCAAAAAGTGGGAAAGCCTGTGTGAACACAGCCCAGGTGCTTTCCTTCCTCGAGCCGTGTACTCAGCAGGTGTTGGGAGCCCATATTGTGAGGTTTTGGGCCAAACACAGGTGGGGTCTACCCCTCAGGGTCCTCAAGCCCATTCAGTGCTTTAAACTGGAAAAGGTTTCATCCTTGTCCCTTACACAGCTTGCCGGTCCCTCCTCAGCCACCTGTGAATCTGGGGCTGGCTCAGAAGTTGAGGTGGACATGTTCCTTAGAAAGCCACCAATGGCAAGTCTGAGAAAGCAGGTGCTGACCAAAGCATCTGATCACATGCCAGAGAGTCTTCTGGCCTCCTCACCTGCATGTAAGCAGTTCCAGAGGGCACCGCGAGGAATCCCATCTTGGAATGATCATGGGCCCTTGAAGCCTCCTCCAGCTGGAGAGGAGGGCAGTTGGCCATCTAAGCCCCTCACGTACAGCCTCACAGGCAGCACCCAGCAGAGCAGGAGCTTAGGAGCCCAATCTTCAAGGGCTAGAgagaccagggaggcagagccacAACCCAGAGTCCCCTTGGAAACCTGTATGCTGGCAAACCTCCAAGCCACAAGTGAGGATGTGCATGGTTTCGAGGCTCCAGGGACCAGCAAAAGCTCTCTACACCCTAGAGTGTCTGTCTCCCAAGATCCAAGAAAGCTGTGTCTTATGGAGGAGGTTGTTAGTGAATTTGAGCCTGGAATGGCCACAAAGTCAGAGACCCAGCCTCAAGTTTGTGCCGCTGTTGTGCTCCTTCCAGATGGGCAAGCATCTGTTGTGCCCCACGCTTCAGAGAATTTGGCTTCTCAGGTGCCCCAGGGCCATCTCCAGAGCATGCCTACTGGGAACATGTGGGCTTCCCAGGAGCTACATGACCTCATGGCAGCCAGAAGGAGCAAACTGGTGCACGAGGAGCCCAGAAACCCAAACTGTCAAGGCTCATGCAAGAGCCAAAGGCCAATGTTTCCCCCTATTCACAAGAGTGAGAAGTCTAGGAAGCCCAACttagaaaaacatgaagaaaggCTTGAAGGATTGAGGACTCCTCAACTTACCCCAGTCAGGAAAACAGAAGACACCCATCAGGATGAAGGCGTCCAGCTACTGCCGTCAAAGAAACAGCCTCCTTCAATAAGCCACTTTGGAGAAAACATCAAGCAATTTTTTCAGtgcattttttcaaagaaaaaaagcaagccgGCACCAGTCACTGCTGAGAGCCAAAACACAGTAAAAAACAGATCATGTGTGTACAGCAGCAGTGCTGAAGCTCAGGGTCTCGTGACGGCAGTTGGACAAATGCTGGAGGAGAAAATGTCAGTTTGTCATGCGCGCCATGCCTCGAAGGTAAATCAGCACAAACAGAAGTTTCAAGTCCCAGTCTGTGGGTTTCCCTGCAACCACAGGCACCTCTTCTACTCAGAACACGGCAGAATATTGAGCTATGCAGCCAGCAGTCAACAAGCCACTCTCAAGAGCCAGGGTTGTCCCAACAGAGACAGGCAAATCAGAAATCAACAGCCCTTGAAAAGTGTGCGGTGCAACAATGAGCAATGGGGCCTGCGACATCCCCAAATCTTGCACCCCAAGAAAGCTGTATCCCCAGTCAGTCCCCCTCAGCACTGGCCGAAGACATCCGGTGCCTCTagccaccatcaccactgtccaaGGCACTGTCTTCTTTGGGAAGGTATCTGA